The following coding sequences are from one Bradyrhizobium sp. 200 window:
- a CDS encoding ABC transporter substrate-binding protein, with translation MAWPVAAFAEDSTRIYRIFWLSTQSQPDPFLDGFREGLRARGYVEGKNLVLELHYAIGNPQALREVATELRRGKVDLAVSSGPATRAMTEVAEVPVLFALSGDPVELGLVQSLGQPGGNFTGSTFLSLELAGKRVELLKEVFPNLRKLAVLSNANHPGEQSEWRATTEAARKLGIVPLYVPFAGANELDSALGLAGDAQADALLVFPDVLTMVHRAKIAEFAIAHRLPSMFGWGEYCDAGGLLSYGANQRATYFSLATYADRILRGEKPANLPVVQPTKFELVVNLRTAELLGIDLDKSSVLFRANRVIE, from the coding sequence ATGGCGTGGCCGGTCGCCGCATTCGCTGAGGATTCGACGCGAATTTATCGCATCTTCTGGCTCTCCACGCAGTCCCAGCCCGATCCGTTCCTGGATGGCTTTCGGGAGGGATTGCGGGCGCGGGGCTATGTCGAGGGAAAAAACCTCGTCCTTGAACTGCACTATGCGATCGGCAATCCGCAAGCGCTGCGCGAGGTGGCGACCGAACTCAGGCGCGGCAAGGTCGACCTGGCCGTGTCGAGCGGGCCGGCGACGCGCGCGATGACGGAGGTGGCGGAAGTGCCGGTCCTGTTCGCGCTGAGCGGCGACCCCGTGGAATTGGGCCTGGTCCAAAGTCTCGGGCAGCCCGGCGGTAATTTCACCGGCTCGACCTTCCTGTCGCTCGAACTGGCGGGCAAGAGGGTTGAGCTACTCAAGGAGGTGTTTCCGAATCTGCGCAAGCTTGCGGTTCTGTCGAACGCCAACCATCCGGGCGAACAATCGGAGTGGCGCGCGACCACAGAAGCTGCGCGGAAGCTCGGTATCGTGCCGCTGTATGTTCCCTTCGCCGGCGCAAACGAACTGGACAGCGCACTTGGGTTGGCGGGCGACGCGCAGGCGGATGCGCTACTCGTCTTTCCGGACGTCCTCACGATGGTGCACCGAGCCAAGATTGCCGAGTTCGCGATCGCGCATCGGCTGCCGTCGATGTTCGGTTGGGGCGAATACTGCGACGCGGGCGGACTGCTGAGCTATGGCGCCAACCAGCGCGCGACCTATTTCTCGCTTGCGACCTATGCCGACCGGATATTGCGCGGTGAAAAGCCTGCCAATCTTCCCGTCGTTCAACCCACCAAGTTCGAGCTGGTGGTGAATCTCAGGACGGCCGAACTGCTCGGCATTGACCTGGACAAATCGTCCGTTCTGTTTCGCGCCAACAGGGTGATCGAATGA
- a CDS encoding HAD family hydrolase, translating into MSYDSFKILTFDVVGTLIDFETGVLDAVRKISGRKAAELSDDQIFASYKRGRDAHPERSSEVMFHVYRYLARELGLPADDAVCDAFQLAVLRWQPFSDSVEALKRLRTRFRLVAMTNADRVALSCYAHALGNPFHDTVCADDTGVAKPDPEFFAYNKGRQSAFGYKQSEILHVAQSQHHDIGIARQLGYKVCWIERRQGMKGFGGTPEVPQLTKPDFHFATMKAFADAAVGS; encoded by the coding sequence ATGTCCTATGATAGCTTCAAAATTCTCACCTTCGACGTCGTCGGTACCTTGATCGATTTCGAAACCGGCGTGCTCGATGCCGTGCGCAAGATCTCCGGCCGGAAGGCGGCCGAACTCAGCGACGATCAGATCTTCGCCTCCTACAAGCGCGGCCGCGATGCGCATCCGGAGCGGTCGAGCGAGGTGATGTTCCATGTCTACCGCTACCTCGCCAGGGAACTGGGGCTGCCGGCCGACGATGCCGTATGCGATGCCTTCCAGCTCGCCGTGCTGCGCTGGCAGCCGTTTTCGGATTCGGTCGAGGCGCTGAAGCGCCTGCGCACCCGGTTCCGGCTGGTCGCCATGACCAATGCCGATCGTGTCGCGCTGTCCTGCTATGCCCACGCGCTGGGCAATCCCTTCCACGATACCGTCTGCGCCGACGACACCGGGGTTGCAAAACCCGATCCGGAATTCTTCGCCTACAACAAGGGCCGGCAGTCGGCGTTCGGCTACAAGCAGTCCGAAATATTGCACGTGGCGCAGAGCCAGCATCACGACATCGGTATCGCCCGCCAGCTTGGCTACAAGGTCTGCTGGATCGAGCGGCGCCAAGGCATGAAAGGTTTTGGCGGTACGCCCGAAGTGCCGCAGCTCACAAAACCCGATTTCCATTTCGCCACGATGAAGGCGTTCGCCGACGCCGCGGTTGGAAGCTGA
- a CDS encoding FAD-binding oxidoreductase — MAEVWTPMAPAASLWADTAEPLPAFPKLAGETKADVVIIGAGYTGLSAAHHIAKSGLSPVVVEANHPGWGASGRNGGVITAKFRLSFRDIDAAHGRAMAQRMYEIAHESVDMVEELVSEFGITGARLTRTGQVKAAHNDATLRAAIDEAAWMTREMRDTEVRILDPHQVRDETGSQVFVGGILNPGSGGIHPLNYLRGLARGVAQRGVPVFQESPVLALRRDGDGVVAETPDGVVRARQAIIATNSYSDLTSATARVQRTLVPFRSALIATEKLSPNLAGSLMPTGRTYTETKRMMRWFRKVDDRVIFGGRGAFGKQDSESAFDALRKAMVGIFPELADIPLAFKWSGLVAMTIDSVPHVGRLDDRTLYSVGYNGAGVAMSSLMGRYLAALVRGEKVDLGLLDARRLKTIPFYAFREPAVRMVAGWYQFLDAVGR; from the coding sequence ATGGCAGAGGTCTGGACCCCAATGGCACCGGCCGCCTCGCTCTGGGCGGACACGGCGGAGCCGTTGCCCGCCTTTCCGAAGCTTGCCGGCGAGACAAAGGCCGATGTCGTCATCATTGGCGCGGGCTATACCGGGTTGTCGGCCGCCCATCATATCGCGAAGAGCGGCCTTTCGCCGGTCGTAGTCGAAGCCAACCATCCCGGCTGGGGCGCGAGCGGCCGCAATGGCGGCGTCATCACCGCCAAATTCCGCCTCTCGTTCCGCGACATCGACGCCGCCCACGGCCGCGCCATGGCGCAGCGCATGTACGAGATCGCGCATGAGTCCGTCGACATGGTCGAGGAGCTGGTGTCCGAATTCGGCATCACCGGCGCGCGGCTGACACGCACAGGGCAGGTCAAGGCCGCCCATAACGATGCGACGCTGCGGGCCGCGATCGACGAAGCCGCCTGGATGACGCGCGAGATGCGCGACACCGAGGTCAGGATCCTCGACCCGCACCAGGTGCGCGACGAGACGGGCTCGCAGGTCTTTGTCGGCGGGATTCTCAATCCCGGCTCCGGCGGCATCCATCCGCTGAACTATTTGCGGGGCCTCGCCAGGGGCGTGGCGCAGCGCGGCGTGCCGGTCTTTCAGGAAAGCCCGGTGCTCGCGCTGCGTCGCGACGGCGACGGTGTCGTGGCGGAAACGCCTGATGGCGTCGTGCGGGCGCGCCAGGCGATCATCGCCACCAACAGCTATTCCGATTTGACGTCGGCCACCGCGCGCGTGCAGCGGACGCTGGTGCCGTTCCGAAGCGCTCTCATCGCTACCGAAAAATTGTCGCCGAACCTCGCCGGCAGCCTGATGCCGACGGGACGCACTTACACCGAGACCAAGCGCATGATGCGCTGGTTCCGCAAGGTTGACGACCGCGTCATCTTCGGCGGACGCGGCGCCTTCGGCAAGCAGGATTCCGAAAGCGCCTTCGATGCGCTGCGCAAGGCAATGGTCGGCATCTTCCCGGAGCTTGCGGATATTCCGCTCGCGTTCAAATGGTCGGGTCTCGTCGCGATGACGATCGATTCCGTGCCGCATGTTGGCCGTCTCGATGATCGCACCCTTTATTCGGTCGGGTACAACGGCGCCGGCGTCGCGATGTCGAGCCTGATGGGCCGCTACCTCGCGGCCCTCGTGCGCGGGGAGAAGGTCGATCTCGGCCTGCTCGATGCTCGTCGTCTCAAGACTATTCCATTCTATGCGTTCCGCGAACCGGCCGTCCGCATGGTGGCCGGCTGGTACCAGTTTCTGGATGCGGTCGGGCGGTAG
- a CDS encoding ABC transporter ATP-binding protein — protein sequence MGQGGESVDIRAASKNYDAVRALDNVTLNVAPREFVSLLGPSGSGKTTLLGILGGFIQPSSGSIHFGDRDVTFLPPHKRDIGVVFQNYALFPHMSVGENVAFPLRARRIPKADWAEKVRAALAMVGLAGYEARGIAQLSGGQRQRVALARAMIFEPRLILMDEPLSALDKQLREAMQIELRELHKRIGATIIYVTHDQREALTMSDRVAILKDGRLIQIDRPERLHDYPADSFVASFIGEASLLPVRRIDISSVALGSAVLKSARAIPNGEALMLAVHSEKLLIADGATDPTLNRLTGKVTDIVYQGESLRVFLQLADGTGLSLRQPSHYQASRLLPPVGGELTVTLHPEDTIVVPKAKETPQEKAQE from the coding sequence TTGGGCCAGGGCGGAGAGAGCGTCGACATCAGGGCCGCAAGCAAGAACTATGATGCGGTCCGCGCGCTGGACAACGTCACCCTGAACGTCGCGCCGCGCGAGTTCGTCTCCCTGCTCGGGCCGTCCGGATCCGGCAAGACCACGCTGCTCGGCATCCTCGGCGGCTTCATTCAGCCCTCGTCGGGCTCGATCCATTTCGGCGACCGCGACGTGACGTTCCTGCCGCCGCACAAGCGCGACATCGGCGTGGTGTTCCAGAACTACGCGCTGTTCCCGCATATGAGCGTCGGCGAGAACGTTGCTTTTCCGCTGCGTGCGCGCCGGATTCCAAAGGCGGATTGGGCAGAGAAGGTACGCGCGGCGCTCGCGATGGTCGGGCTGGCGGGCTACGAGGCGCGCGGCATCGCCCAGCTCTCCGGCGGCCAGCGTCAGCGCGTGGCGCTGGCGCGCGCCATGATCTTCGAACCGCGCTTGATCCTGATGGACGAGCCGCTCTCGGCGCTCGACAAGCAATTGCGAGAAGCGATGCAGATCGAGCTTCGCGAACTGCACAAGCGGATCGGCGCCACCATCATCTACGTCACCCACGACCAGCGCGAGGCGCTGACGATGAGCGACCGCGTTGCGATCCTCAAGGATGGCCGGCTGATCCAGATCGATCGCCCGGAGCGGTTGCACGATTATCCCGCCGATTCCTTCGTGGCGAGTTTCATCGGCGAGGCGAGCCTGTTGCCGGTCCGGCGCATCGACATCAGCAGCGTGGCGCTCGGGTCTGCGGTCCTGAAAAGCGCGCGCGCGATTCCGAACGGCGAAGCGCTGATGCTCGCGGTACACAGCGAGAAGCTCCTGATTGCAGATGGCGCGACGGATCCCACGCTCAATCGGCTAACCGGCAAGGTCACCGACATCGTCTATCAGGGCGAAAGCCTTCGCGTGTTCCTGCAACTGGCCGACGGCACCGGCCTGAGCCTGCGTCAGCCCAGCCATTACCAGGCTTCGCGCCTGCTACCTCCTGTCGGCGGCGAACTCACCGTCACCCTTCATCCTGAAGACACCATCGTCGTGCCCAAGGCGAAAGAGACGCCGCAGGAGAAGGCGCAGGAATGA
- a CDS encoding adenylate/guanylate cyclase domain-containing protein has protein sequence MTRPRRSLFVKYFVTLFVAVVVPLMLGSATEAWFAFRDNRLDLDEILQVEARSAADRIQAFTDGIRDQLGWVVQFPWTQGEDDRRRIDGLRLLQQVPAIVSLSMVDQTGVERVFVSRVSMNRTGRGADMSADPAVVGARANRVWYGPVHYERDSEPYMRIAVAGNRAAAGIVIADINLKLIWDIIAAIKIGDTGHALVVDDSGRLIAHPDISLVLRSGAGAGEFDRLKSVVSAANGSAVATTGEDGKPVVALSVRAPNVGWTVIAEQPVLEAFESIRAALWRSLILIGLGVVFALVLAYWRACRMWGPIRQLEAGVERIGMGQFDHRITIKSHDELEQLAIRFNQMAEELATSQQKSERISRLKQFLAPQVAELVEHSDQRLLDGQRREVVAIFGDLRGFTAFSARAEPDAILAVLRQYYEAIGAVTARHEATLIRFAGDGVMVLVNAPVACENPAQRGVRLAIDMQAAVQSLASAWNAGGCTVGFGVGIAMGPATVGTLGYHGRLDYTAIGNVVNLASRLCSLADDAQILVDPVVTKHVRDSIALASIGEQAIKGYDHALEVFAVVRSAAPRPRLGCQPEPACVRPAGARFERHVPEFASTDAGY, from the coding sequence GTGACCCGTCCGCGCCGCTCCCTGTTCGTTAAATACTTCGTCACGCTGTTTGTCGCAGTGGTGGTGCCGCTGATGCTTGGGTCCGCGACCGAAGCCTGGTTTGCGTTTCGTGACAATCGGCTTGATCTCGACGAAATTCTTCAGGTCGAGGCCCGCTCGGCGGCCGACCGGATACAGGCTTTCACCGACGGAATACGCGATCAGCTCGGCTGGGTCGTGCAGTTTCCCTGGACCCAGGGCGAGGACGACCGGCGCCGGATCGACGGGTTGCGTTTACTGCAGCAGGTGCCGGCGATTGTTTCGCTCTCGATGGTCGACCAAACCGGCGTCGAACGCGTTTTCGTATCCCGCGTGAGTATGAACAGAACCGGCCGCGGCGCGGATATGTCGGCGGATCCTGCGGTTGTCGGCGCGCGCGCCAACCGGGTCTGGTATGGCCCGGTGCACTATGAGCGCGATTCCGAGCCTTACATGCGGATCGCGGTTGCGGGAAACCGTGCGGCCGCCGGGATCGTCATTGCCGACATCAACCTCAAACTGATCTGGGATATCATCGCGGCGATCAAGATCGGCGACACCGGACACGCCCTTGTCGTCGACGATTCCGGACGTCTGATCGCCCATCCGGACATCAGCCTCGTGCTGCGCAGCGGTGCCGGGGCAGGGGAGTTCGACCGCCTCAAATCCGTCGTCAGCGCCGCGAATGGATCGGCGGTCGCCACCACCGGCGAGGACGGCAAGCCCGTCGTTGCGCTGTCGGTGCGCGCGCCCAACGTGGGATGGACGGTGATCGCCGAACAGCCCGTCCTGGAGGCGTTCGAATCCATCCGCGCCGCGCTGTGGCGTTCTCTGATCCTGATCGGCCTCGGCGTAGTTTTCGCGCTTGTCCTGGCCTATTGGCGGGCATGCCGCATGTGGGGACCGATCCGGCAACTCGAGGCTGGCGTCGAACGGATAGGAATGGGGCAGTTCGACCATCGCATCACGATCAAGAGCCACGACGAACTGGAGCAATTGGCAATCCGGTTCAACCAGATGGCGGAAGAACTTGCCACTTCGCAGCAGAAGTCCGAGCGCATCAGCCGTCTGAAGCAATTCCTTGCACCGCAAGTGGCTGAACTGGTTGAGCACTCCGATCAGCGGCTGCTGGACGGACAGCGGCGGGAGGTGGTCGCGATTTTCGGTGACCTGCGCGGCTTCACCGCGTTTTCCGCGCGCGCCGAGCCCGACGCCATTCTCGCTGTGCTGCGGCAATATTATGAGGCCATTGGCGCCGTCACGGCCCGCCATGAGGCGACCTTGATCCGCTTTGCCGGGGACGGCGTGATGGTCCTCGTCAACGCGCCGGTTGCTTGCGAGAACCCGGCGCAGCGTGGGGTGCGGCTTGCGATCGACATGCAGGCTGCCGTGCAATCCCTTGCGAGCGCCTGGAACGCCGGTGGCTGCACCGTGGGTTTCGGCGTCGGTATCGCGATGGGACCCGCGACCGTCGGAACCCTCGGTTATCACGGGCGCCTCGACTACACGGCGATCGGAAATGTCGTCAATCTGGCATCGCGGCTTTGCAGTTTGGCCGATGACGCGCAGATACTGGTGGACCCCGTCGTCACCAAGCATGTCAGGGACAGTATCGCGCTCGCATCCATCGGTGAGCAGGCCATCAAGGGCTATGATCATGCGCTGGAGGTTTTTGCCGTCGTTCGGAGCGCGGCACCTCGCCCGCGTCTCGGCTGTCAGCCTGAGCCCGCTTGCGTTCGGCCCGCCGGAGCAAGGTTTGAAAGACACGTGCCGGAGTTTGCTTCGACGGACGCCGGCTACTGA
- a CDS encoding LysR family transcriptional regulator, with product MPDLRRKLPSSHALFVFDAAARNGSFTAAAAELNVTQPAVSRMLGQFEDYLGVRLFDRTNGRASLTEEGEILYRHVSDGFRSIEGGLIEIDRRRKGTETVTLSVSSAFTTHWLMPRIDKLQRQFPTVDLRFQLISGPLRGPVDNVDLGMRFRDRYDPARNGALVMKEVMLPICSPAYRDADSADGPIEPNTIIRLADTPGDWAAEYPAFLTRRSGPAKSLSFSDYAVVVQAALLGQGIALGWLTVAAHWLLTGALVPASETLTTTRRLCELVHPHDRSIRPVVSEIRDWIIEQMRSDMAAIDRLYPRLRLMPASY from the coding sequence ATGCCCGACCTCCGGCGGAAGCTGCCCTCGAGCCACGCGCTGTTCGTCTTTGACGCCGCCGCGCGCAACGGCAGCTTCACGGCGGCGGCTGCCGAACTGAACGTCACCCAACCCGCGGTAAGCCGGATGCTCGGACAGTTCGAGGACTATCTCGGCGTTCGTCTGTTCGACCGGACCAATGGCCGCGCGTCCCTGACGGAAGAAGGCGAGATCCTCTACCGCCACGTATCGGATGGATTCCGCAGCATCGAGGGCGGCCTGATCGAAATCGATCGCCGCCGCAAGGGCACCGAGACGGTCACGCTCTCGGTCTCTTCGGCGTTCACCACCCATTGGCTGATGCCCCGCATCGACAAGCTGCAGCGCCAGTTTCCGACCGTCGATCTCCGCTTCCAGCTTATTTCCGGTCCGCTGCGCGGGCCTGTCGACAATGTCGATCTCGGCATGCGGTTTCGCGACCGATACGATCCCGCGCGAAACGGCGCGCTGGTCATGAAGGAAGTCATGCTGCCGATCTGCAGTCCGGCCTATCGCGATGCGGACAGCGCGGACGGGCCGATTGAGCCCAACACCATCATCCGCCTCGCCGATACCCCCGGCGATTGGGCTGCAGAATATCCGGCCTTTCTCACCAGACGATCGGGGCCTGCCAAGTCGCTGAGTTTTTCCGACTATGCGGTGGTAGTGCAGGCCGCGTTGCTCGGCCAGGGCATTGCGCTCGGCTGGCTCACGGTTGCAGCCCATTGGCTGCTGACCGGCGCTTTGGTCCCGGCCTCGGAAACGCTCACCACGACCCGGCGGCTTTGCGAATTGGTGCATCCGCATGACCGGTCGATCCGGCCGGTCGTCAGCGAGATCCGCGACTGGATCATCGAGCAGATGCGCAGCGACATGGCCGCCATCGACCGGCTCTACCCGCGTCTGCGGCTGATGCCCGCGAGCTATTAG
- a CDS encoding winged helix-turn-helix domain-containing protein encodes MVLKYRFAEFEIDLSQQELRRLGEAVHIEPQVFDLIVHLVRHHDRIVSKDELIETIWNGRIISEAALSSRINGARRALGDNGNDQVFIRTLHKRGFRFVGDVQTVNAPEADAEPVRLVPDDGAAPADVPVSVSISAEVRHLDDIVSESVKAEAVTRPSIAVLPFGNMSDDPENDYFSYGLTEDIIRLLARNRWLSVISRHSTIAFQGRTVDAREIGEQLGVRYVMVGSVRKSRDTVRITAELVRAADRKQLWSDKYDLQLEYIFDIQEEMARQIAATIEPELSKVEQQLAARKAPESLDAWDCYQRGLWNLWRFTTLGFDTAETYFQRAIAADPNFARGHGALSYVNLQRAFIDEPKDRAARLETALRQGRHAVALDELDCFCHCALGRALCLNHQNDEALATLDVSLELNPSFAQAYFAQGFNMLWYGREIEAETLLDRATMLSPRDSHISAFHHVRSWAHFSLGEYDIAVEFARRATRQPNVTYQAFASLAASLGLLGERAQAEAVAGELLQRKPNYSIETARQEFFFCNDPGFIDRFVEGLRAAGIAGA; translated from the coding sequence GTGGTATTAAAATACCGATTCGCCGAATTCGAGATTGACCTCAGCCAGCAGGAGCTGCGCCGGCTTGGGGAAGCGGTCCATATCGAGCCCCAAGTGTTCGATCTCATCGTTCACCTGGTGCGCCACCATGACCGGATTGTCAGCAAGGATGAGCTGATCGAGACGATCTGGAATGGCCGGATCATCTCCGAGGCCGCGCTCTCCAGCCGCATCAATGGCGCCCGGCGCGCGCTTGGCGACAACGGCAACGATCAGGTCTTCATCCGGACGCTGCACAAGCGCGGCTTCCGGTTCGTCGGCGATGTTCAGACGGTCAACGCGCCGGAAGCGGATGCGGAGCCGGTTCGGCTTGTTCCTGACGACGGTGCCGCGCCGGCAGACGTTCCCGTCAGCGTCTCGATTTCCGCCGAAGTGCGCCACCTGGATGATATCGTCTCGGAATCCGTAAAGGCCGAGGCCGTCACGCGACCGTCGATCGCCGTGTTACCGTTCGGGAACATGTCTGACGATCCCGAGAACGACTATTTCAGCTATGGCTTGACCGAGGACATTATCCGTCTTCTCGCCCGCAACCGGTGGCTTTCAGTGATCTCGCGACACTCGACCATTGCGTTCCAGGGACGAACGGTGGACGCCCGCGAAATCGGTGAGCAGCTCGGCGTCAGGTATGTGATGGTCGGCAGTGTCCGCAAGAGTCGCGATACGGTGCGGATCACGGCGGAACTGGTCCGGGCGGCGGATAGAAAGCAGTTGTGGTCCGACAAATACGACCTGCAGCTCGAATATATCTTCGATATCCAGGAGGAGATGGCTCGCCAGATCGCCGCAACGATCGAGCCGGAGCTGTCGAAGGTCGAGCAGCAGCTCGCCGCCCGCAAGGCGCCGGAAAGCCTGGACGCCTGGGATTGCTATCAGCGCGGCCTATGGAATCTCTGGCGCTTCACCACGCTAGGATTTGACACCGCCGAAACCTATTTTCAGCGGGCGATCGCAGCCGATCCGAATTTCGCGCGCGGCCATGGCGCGCTCAGCTACGTCAATCTGCAACGCGCGTTCATTGACGAACCGAAAGATCGCGCGGCGCGGCTGGAAACCGCGTTGCGCCAGGGGCGCCATGCAGTGGCGCTCGACGAGCTCGATTGTTTCTGCCACTGCGCCCTCGGACGCGCCTTGTGCCTGAACCATCAGAACGACGAGGCGCTGGCAACGCTCGACGTATCGCTGGAACTCAATCCGAGTTTTGCGCAGGCCTATTTCGCCCAAGGGTTCAACATGCTGTGGTACGGACGGGAGATCGAGGCGGAAACGCTGCTCGATCGGGCGACCATGCTGAGCCCGCGCGACAGCCATATTTCCGCTTTCCACCATGTCCGCTCCTGGGCGCACTTCTCCCTTGGCGAGTATGACATCGCGGTCGAATTCGCCCGGCGGGCGACACGGCAGCCCAATGTCACTTATCAGGCTTTTGCGTCACTGGCGGCGTCGCTTGGCCTGCTCGGGGAGCGGGCGCAGGCGGAAGCGGTGGCCGGCGAACTGCTGCAACGCAAGCCGAACTACAGCATTGAAACGGCGCGGCAGGAATTCTTCTTCTGCAATGATCCGGGCTTCATCGATCGTTTCGTCGAAGGCTTGCGTGCAGCCGGCATTGCGGGCGCCTGA
- a CDS encoding LysR family transcriptional regulator, whose amino-acid sequence MIDKLELLLALAKERHFGRAAEACGVTQPTMSTSLKQLEEILGVMLVQRGSRFQGFTPEGERTLDWARRIVGDARAMRQEINSLKDKLSGEIRIAAIPTVLGMVASLTTPFRARYPDVRFRIQSCTSADVLGLLENLEVDAGLTYIENEPIGKVRTIPLYNESYRLLTSPDAMFGDRKQVTWKEVGQVPLCLLTPDMQNRRIIDRALASVGAEATPTLTSNSLVVLYTHVKTGRWASVMPAKLAETLGLADSVRSIPIVDPVVDYSVGLVIPQRDPMTPLIAALVQVAREVAPTLE is encoded by the coding sequence TTGATCGACAAGCTTGAATTGCTGCTGGCGCTCGCAAAGGAGCGGCATTTCGGACGGGCCGCGGAGGCCTGCGGCGTCACCCAGCCGACCATGTCGACCAGCCTCAAGCAGCTCGAGGAAATTCTCGGCGTCATGCTGGTGCAGCGCGGCTCCCGCTTTCAGGGCTTTACGCCGGAGGGCGAACGTACGCTGGACTGGGCGCGGCGCATCGTCGGCGACGCCCGCGCGATGCGGCAGGAGATCAACAGCCTCAAGGACAAGCTCTCCGGCGAGATCCGGATCGCCGCGATCCCGACCGTGCTCGGCATGGTGGCGTCGCTGACCACGCCGTTCCGCGCGCGCTACCCGGACGTGCGCTTTCGTATCCAGTCCTGCACGTCGGCCGACGTGCTGGGCCTGTTGGAAAATCTCGAGGTCGATGCCGGGCTGACCTATATCGAGAACGAGCCGATCGGCAAGGTGCGCACCATTCCGCTCTACAACGAGAGCTATCGCCTGCTGACGTCGCCGGATGCGATGTTCGGCGACCGCAAGCAGGTGACCTGGAAGGAGGTCGGGCAGGTGCCGCTATGCCTGCTGACGCCCGACATGCAGAACCGCCGCATCATCGATCGCGCGCTGGCGTCGGTCGGCGCCGAGGCTACGCCGACGCTGACCTCGAATTCGCTTGTGGTCCTCTATACGCATGTGAAGACCGGGCGCTGGGCGAGCGTGATGCCGGCAAAACTCGCGGAGACGCTGGGGTTGGCGGACTCTGTCCGCAGCATTCCGATCGTCGATCCCGTTGTCGACTACAGCGTCGGGCTGGTGATCCCGCAGCGCGATCCGATGACACCGCTGATCGCGGCGCTGGTGCAGGTTGCCCGCGAAGTGGCGCCGACACTGGAGTAG
- a CDS encoding metal-dependent phosphohydrolase: MITIPELVAQALGSFLASDTRSRFGSSQARLAEYLPYAARLTLECIGNSDALYHNIEHTMLVTLAGHDILMGRTMLRTTTPDDYTNFILACLTHDIGYVRGIVQGDDGDSYVADLGGRTIRLPRGSSDAALGPYHVDRSKLFVFERLDATEEVDASRIARAIEYTRFPYVASSSNDELNEEEGLLLRAADLIGQLGDPNYLKKANALFYEFEEVGMNKTLGYETPADVVYKYPQFYWNNVAPQIQTAIRYLNVTSSGRQWIANLHSNVFRAEREMNLSGPQP, from the coding sequence ATGATCACAATTCCGGAACTGGTAGCGCAGGCTTTGGGGTCGTTCCTGGCTTCAGATACCAGAAGCAGGTTTGGCTCCTCCCAAGCCCGGCTGGCTGAATATCTCCCCTATGCAGCCAGGCTCACATTGGAGTGCATCGGCAACAGCGACGCCCTGTATCACAACATCGAACACACCATGCTCGTGACCCTTGCCGGCCACGATATTCTCATGGGCCGGACGATGCTGCGGACAACGACACCGGACGATTACACCAATTTCATCCTGGCGTGCCTCACCCACGACATCGGATATGTTCGCGGAATTGTCCAGGGAGATGACGGGGACTCCTATGTCGCAGATCTCGGCGGCCGTACCATTCGCCTGCCACGCGGTTCATCCGATGCCGCGCTGGGGCCCTACCATGTGGACCGCTCGAAGCTGTTCGTCTTCGAGCGGCTCGACGCTACCGAAGAAGTTGATGCGAGCCGGATCGCCAGGGCAATCGAGTATACGCGATTTCCCTATGTTGCTTCATCGTCAAACGACGAACTGAACGAAGAAGAGGGCCTGCTACTGCGCGCGGCCGACCTCATCGGGCAACTCGGAGACCCCAATTACCTGAAAAAAGCGAATGCCCTGTTCTACGAATTCGAAGAAGTCGGAATGAACAAAACGCTCGGCTACGAGACGCCGGCAGACGTCGTTTACAAATATCCGCAGTTCTATTGGAACAACGTCGCTCCGCAGATCCAGACGGCAATACGCTATCTCAATGTCACGTCGAGCGGACGGCAGTGGATAGCAAACCTTCACAGCAATGTTTTCCGGGCTGAGCGTGAAATGAACCTGTCCGGCCCACAGCCTTGA